The Actinomycetota bacterium genome has a segment encoding these proteins:
- a CDS encoding DUF554 domain-containing protein, which translates to MIGAVHLTGTLINAGTVLVGTAVGTLLGDRLPERIRETVMHALGLFVLAVGVDESLAAFTPPLSRFTRASVVIVLGSVLVGGIVGELLRIEDRLNTAGEALKRRFGRGQARFTEGFVVASLVFCVGPLSILGSIQDGLNGDYQLLAIKSTLDGFAALAFSAALGWGVGFSAITILLYQGSLSLAASAVAGSFTPEITAALTAAGGILILGISLRLLDLKQVRVANLLPALVLAPATVAVMQALR; encoded by the coding sequence GTGATCGGCGCCGTTCACCTGACCGGCACGCTGATCAACGCCGGAACGGTCCTCGTGGGGACGGCGGTGGGGACGCTGCTCGGCGACCGACTTCCGGAACGCATCCGCGAGACGGTCATGCACGCCCTGGGGCTGTTCGTGCTGGCGGTCGGCGTCGACGAGTCGCTGGCCGCGTTCACCCCGCCCCTGTCCCGCTTCACTCGGGCCAGCGTGGTGATCGTGCTGGGAAGCGTCCTGGTGGGGGGCATCGTCGGAGAGCTCCTGCGGATCGAGGACCGCCTGAACACCGCCGGGGAGGCCCTGAAGCGGCGGTTCGGCCGGGGGCAGGCCAGGTTCACCGAGGGGTTCGTGGTGGCGTCGCTAGTGTTCTGCGTGGGCCCGCTGTCCATCCTCGGGTCGATCCAGGACGGACTGAACGGCGACTACCAGCTGCTGGCGATCAAGTCGACGCTGGACGGCTTCGCGGCGCTGGCGTTCAGCGCGGCCCTTGGCTGGGGGGTCGGGTTCTCGGCGATCACCATCCTGCTCTACCAGGGCAGCCTGTCGCTCGCCGCCTCCGCCGTGGCCGGCTCGTTCACGCCGGAGATCACCGCCGCGCTCACCGCGGCGGGGGGCATCCTCATCCTCGGGATCTCGCTCCGGCTCCTCGACCTGAAGCAGGTCCGGGTGGCGAACCTCCTCCCCGCCCTGGTGCTGGCGCCGGCGACCGTGGCCGTCATGCAGGCGCTGCGTTGA
- a CDS encoding PaaI family thioesterase, with the protein MDEEEASPVVSPEEVLRVVRETPNPLMDRLGIEWLELDPDRIVARIPVAGNTQPYGVVHGGATAALCETVGSFGTALVAGFDRISVGIALTVNHLRSVREGHITATGVPLHVGRSTAVWDMRVEDDEGRLVAVSRLTLAIRDPAPARP; encoded by the coding sequence ATGGATGAGGAGGAAGCTTCCCCGGTCGTCTCGCCGGAAGAGGTCCTCCGCGTGGTCCGGGAGACTCCCAATCCACTCATGGATCGGCTCGGGATCGAATGGCTCGAGCTCGATCCGGACCGGATCGTGGCGCGGATCCCGGTGGCGGGGAACACCCAGCCCTACGGCGTGGTGCACGGCGGTGCCACCGCGGCCCTGTGCGAGACGGTCGGCTCGTTCGGGACGGCCCTCGTCGCCGGGTTCGATCGGATCTCCGTCGGCATCGCCCTCACCGTGAACCACCTGCGGTCGGTCCGGGAAGGACACATCACCGCCACGGGCGTGCCGCTGCACGTGGGTCGCAGCACCGCCGTGTGGGACATGCGAGTGGAAGACGACGAGGGGCGCCTGGTCGCGGTGTCCCGGCTGACCCTGGCCATCCGGGACCCGGCGCCGGCTCGCCCGTGA